In a genomic window of Candidatus Bathyarchaeota archaeon:
- a CDS encoding radical SAM protein, with amino-acid sequence MLNITKLWCGVPGSMDSLRYSDSTHKKPVIVWNSTQRCNLHCVHCYANSENKPYPNELTTQEARAFIADLAAFKVPVLLFSGGEPILREDLFELAAYATTKGIRAVLSTNGTLITPTVAKQLKAAGFSYVGVSIDGTEETNNRFRGCPDAFEAAIEGIRNCKAAGVKPGLRFTVTKYNYADLPKIFDLIESEQIPRACFYHLAYAGRGSGITKDDLTQAQTREFMDYILAKAEDFQHKHLNTEILTVDNHTDAVYLYLKLKEKNPAWAQIVLELLKLNGGNSSGEGIGCVDAQGFVHPDQFWRHHTLGNIRERRFSEIWTDLKEPLLMGLRSRRSLLKGKCATCSFLDICNGNLRVRAEAVYCDVWASDPACYLTASEITP; translated from the coding sequence ATGCTAAACATAACCAAACTTTGGTGTGGCGTCCCCGGCAGCATGGACAGCCTTCGGTACAGTGACTCTACACACAAAAAACCCGTCATCGTCTGGAACAGCACGCAACGCTGTAATCTGCACTGCGTTCACTGCTACGCCAACTCCGAAAACAAACCCTACCCCAACGAATTAACCACCCAAGAAGCCCGCGCCTTCATAGCGGACCTAGCCGCCTTCAAAGTTCCCGTGCTGCTCTTCTCAGGCGGCGAACCGATTCTTCGAGAAGACCTCTTTGAATTAGCAGCTTATGCCACAACAAAGGGTATCCGGGCGGTGCTCTCGACCAACGGAACCCTCATCACACCAACCGTAGCTAAACAACTCAAAGCAGCAGGGTTCTCTTATGTCGGCGTAAGCATCGACGGCACCGAAGAAACCAACAACCGCTTCCGAGGCTGCCCAGACGCGTTTGAAGCTGCCATCGAGGGCATCCGTAACTGCAAGGCCGCAGGCGTCAAACCCGGATTGCGCTTCACGGTAACCAAGTACAACTATGCTGATTTGCCAAAGATTTTTGATTTAATTGAATCTGAGCAAATTCCCCGTGCCTGCTTCTACCATTTAGCCTATGCGGGTCGAGGCTCAGGCATCACCAAAGACGACCTTACACAAGCGCAGACGCGGGAATTCATGGATTACATTTTAGCCAAAGCCGAAGACTTCCAGCATAAACACCTAAACACCGAAATCTTAACCGTGGACAACCATACTGACGCAGTTTACTTGTACCTCAAACTTAAAGAAAAGAACCCCGCGTGGGCGCAAATTGTGCTTGAGCTCTTGAAGTTAAATGGTGGCAACAGTTCAGGGGAAGGCATCGGCTGTGTCGACGCGCAAGGCTTTGTGCATCCGGATCAGTTTTGGCGTCACCACACGTTGGGGAATATTCGGGAGCGGCGGTTTAGTGAAATCTGGACCGACCTCAAAGAACCCCTCTTGATGGGTCTGCGAAGCCGCCGAAGTCTCCTAAAAGGCAAATGCGCGACCTGCTCGTTTCTTGACATCTGTAACGGCAACCTTCGCGTCCGCGCTGAAGCCGTCTACTGTGACGTTTGGGCATCCGACCCCGCATGCTACTTAACCGCCTCCGAGATAACGCCATGA
- a CDS encoding radical SAM protein — protein MTTPPSSSAVAPRVVAWESTRACAFACRHCRAQAQKNADPNQLTIPEALNLIDQIAELCKPVFIISGGDPLQRPDIFEIAAYASKRGFRVVMSPSGSNITSGIIEKLKASGVRMISLSLDGSTALVHDGFRQVLGAFDLVLRNVSYANGGGLPFRINTTVTQHNVGDLEATHRLAVSLGAKEFDVFMLVPTGRGKISMELSPSQYEETLKTIHNLSLTSSIPVKVTCAPQYVRVALQQKNQTTRAAMGRGCMAGNGFCFVSHVGDVFGCGFLPLAAGNVKLQSFRDIYHNSPLFLELRNPELLRGKCGVCGFKALCGGCRARALSVHRSHLAQEPYCEYLPSNGC, from the coding sequence ATGACAACTCCCCCTAGCTCCTCGGCTGTTGCGCCTCGCGTCGTGGCTTGGGAATCTACCCGCGCCTGCGCCTTCGCCTGCCGTCACTGCCGCGCCCAAGCCCAAAAAAACGCTGACCCCAACCAACTCACCATCCCCGAAGCCCTAAACCTGATAGACCAAATAGCTGAGTTATGCAAACCCGTATTCATCATTAGCGGCGGTGACCCCCTCCAGCGCCCAGACATTTTTGAAATCGCTGCCTACGCGTCTAAGAGGGGGTTTAGGGTGGTAATGTCTCCAAGTGGCAGCAATATCACTTCTGGGATTATTGAGAAGCTCAAGGCTTCGGGAGTTCGGATGATTTCTCTAAGTTTAGATGGCTCCACCGCTTTAGTGCATGATGGTTTTCGGCAGGTTTTGGGCGCTTTTGATTTGGTTCTGCGCAACGTATCCTATGCAAACGGGGGCGGGTTGCCCTTTCGCATTAACACCACCGTCACGCAGCATAATGTTGGCGATTTAGAAGCCACCCATAGGTTGGCGGTTTCTTTGGGCGCTAAAGAATTTGACGTATTCATGCTGGTGCCCACGGGCAGAGGTAAGATAAGCATGGAACTCTCCCCCAGCCAATACGAAGAAACCCTCAAAACCATACACAACCTCAGCCTCACCTCATCCATACCCGTCAAAGTGACCTGTGCACCCCAGTATGTGCGGGTTGCGTTACAGCAAAAAAACCAAACTACACGCGCAGCCATGGGGCGGGGCTGCATGGCGGGCAACGGCTTCTGTTTTGTTTCCCATGTCGGCGACGTGTTCGGTTGTGGGTTTTTGCCTTTGGCGGCGGGTAATGTTAAGCTTCAAAGTTTCAGGGATATCTATCACAATTCGCCTCTTTTTTTGGAGTTGCGCAATCCTGAGTTGTTGCGGGGGAAGTGCGGCGTTTGCGGTTTTAAGGCATTATGTGGCGGTTGCCGCGCTAGAGCTCTATCGGTCCATAGGAGTCACTTAGCCCAAGAACCCTACTGCGAATATCTGCCGAGCAATGGTTGTTGA
- a CDS encoding MscL family protein has product MTKEEEMLEELRKIREALTKAPPPAPAPPKGLVNEFKEFLSKYKIFGLAVAFIVALYVGTLVQALVKDLLLPLIGLAIPNINNLATFVVGPFAIGDFLVALITFLIVAFLVFLVVKVAKRWHIE; this is encoded by the coding sequence TTGACGAAAGAAGAGGAAATGTTAGAGGAATTAAGGAAAATCCGTGAAGCATTAACAAAAGCGCCGCCACCTGCACCAGCGCCGCCAAAAGGACTTGTGAACGAATTCAAAGAGTTCTTGTCCAAATACAAGATTTTTGGATTGGCTGTTGCCTTCATAGTTGCCTTATACGTGGGCACACTGGTTCAAGCGTTGGTAAAAGATTTGTTGCTGCCGCTGATTGGCTTGGCAATTCCAAACATAAACAACCTAGCAACTTTCGTTGTGGGACCATTTGCAATTGGAGACTTCTTGGTTGCTTTGATCACATTCCTGATCGTTGCCTTCCTAGTGTTCCTGGTTGTTAAAGTCGCAAAACGATGGCACATAGAATAA